One genomic window of Solidesulfovibrio fructosivorans JJ] includes the following:
- a CDS encoding DUF1499 domain-containing protein codes for METLRHVVSFFEAVGQVAAVVLLAAGLVLVCGLAWLGRASRRMGPLVSPAEGPLRADGKKPNWVATTASPRDPLHFVAPRPCAENPIPALAAYLEKNGYAVRVATGRYLHATQSSFRFGFVDDVEFLHDPQAGLLHARSASRVGYSDLGVNRRRLETIFRETGL; via the coding sequence ATGGAAACATTGCGTCACGTGGTATCATTTTTCGAGGCCGTGGGGCAGGTGGCGGCGGTGGTCCTTCTCGCTGCCGGTCTCGTGCTCGTCTGCGGGCTGGCCTGGCTTGGCCGGGCGAGCCGGCGCATGGGGCCGCTTGTATCCCCGGCCGAAGGGCCGCTTCGTGCCGACGGGAAAAAGCCCAACTGGGTCGCCACCACGGCGTCTCCGAGGGATCCGCTGCATTTCGTCGCGCCCCGGCCCTGCGCCGAAAACCCCATCCCGGCCCTGGCCGCGTATCTGGAAAAAAACGGCTATGCCGTGCGTGTCGCCACCGGCCGCTATCTCCATGCCACCCAGTCCTCGTTCCGCTTCGGCTTCGTGGATGACGTGGAATTCCTCCACGACCCGCAGGCCGGGCTGCTGCATGCCCGGTCCGCCTCGCGCGTGGGGTATAGCGACCTTGGCGTCAACCGCCGCCGCCTGGAAACGATTTTTCGGGAAACGGGCTTGTAG